Proteins co-encoded in one Pseudomonas fluorescens genomic window:
- a CDS encoding universal stress protein, whose product MSQYQRLLLIINPLLRRSPAINHAGALARASGATLHIVALVKTLDILWLLDEGSRKQVRESYLQNQRDWLKSQAEKLSGRGVAVTCEVAWADDIKQEISDHVTELNPDLLIKEVQHESLLKRAFFTPLDWYLLRQCQVPVYLLGGAAHALPCKVVAAVDVSTNGLENNRLNERIILQATALAIQCDAELHLLYAYDVSQEYLAELGDGLKIAELTKGLRREFEKTYLDWASQHGVPADRRHFAVGHPVAALSEFTDEHQVDVIVMGRVQFHGLDKLLGSTTEHILYQVPCNVLAV is encoded by the coding sequence ATGAGCCAATATCAACGCCTTTTGCTGATCATCAACCCGCTCCTGCGTCGCTCTCCGGCAATCAACCATGCCGGCGCGCTGGCCAGGGCCAGTGGTGCGACATTGCACATCGTCGCCCTCGTCAAGACGCTGGACATTCTGTGGCTACTTGACGAGGGCAGCAGGAAACAGGTTCGGGAAAGCTATCTTCAGAACCAACGCGACTGGTTGAAGTCCCAGGCGGAGAAACTGTCTGGCCGAGGCGTAGCAGTGACCTGCGAAGTCGCTTGGGCGGACGACATAAAACAGGAGATTTCTGATCACGTTACAGAGTTGAATCCCGACTTGCTTATTAAGGAAGTGCAACACGAGTCACTGCTCAAACGTGCATTCTTCACCCCACTGGACTGGTATCTTTTGCGCCAATGCCAAGTGCCGGTGTACCTGCTTGGCGGCGCGGCCCATGCATTACCGTGCAAGGTTGTAGCCGCGGTCGACGTCTCTACGAACGGCTTGGAAAATAATCGGTTGAACGAGCGCATCATCCTGCAGGCCACTGCGCTGGCTATCCAGTGTGATGCCGAATTGCATCTGTTGTATGCCTATGACGTTTCGCAGGAATACCTGGCAGAACTGGGCGATGGCCTGAAAATCGCCGAACTGACTAAAGGCTTGCGCCGTGAGTTTGAAAAGACCTACCTCGACTGGGCCAGTCAGCATGGCGTACCGGCTGATCGCCGGCATTTTGCGGTGGGGCACCCCGTTGCAGCGCTCAGCGAGTTCACAGACGAGCATCAGGTGGATGTAATCGTCATGGGGCGCGTGCAATTCCACGGTCTGGACAAGCTGCTCGGCAGTACCACCGAACACATTCTGTATCAGGTCCCTTGCAACGTTCTGGCTGTGTAG
- a CDS encoding nitroreductase family protein translates to MNIDQAISGRHSTREYTAQAVDEEVILRLIGAATLAPSAMNQQPWRFTVVRDQALLDRISREAKACMLKTLAPGSQSERFHALLDDEHFQIFYHAPVLILISADAPGQWGVEDCALAAQNLMLSACAEGLGTCWIGFAQRYLNTQQGKQMLNLPQAWVPVAPIIVGHPKAAPAPVAHQAPEIRWIG, encoded by the coding sequence ATGAACATTGACCAGGCCATTTCTGGCCGTCATTCGACACGTGAATACACCGCGCAGGCTGTCGATGAAGAGGTCATTTTGCGCTTGATCGGTGCCGCCACCTTGGCGCCAAGTGCGATGAACCAACAACCCTGGCGATTCACCGTGGTTCGCGACCAAGCGTTGCTGGATCGAATTTCACGCGAGGCGAAAGCCTGCATGCTCAAGACGCTGGCACCGGGATCACAATCAGAGCGCTTTCACGCGTTGCTCGATGACGAGCACTTTCAGATTTTCTATCACGCACCGGTACTGATCCTGATCTCGGCTGACGCACCTGGGCAATGGGGGGTCGAAGACTGTGCGCTGGCCGCCCAGAACCTGATGCTCAGTGCCTGTGCAGAAGGACTGGGCACTTGCTGGATCGGTTTTGCCCAGCGGTATCTCAATACTCAACAGGGCAAGCAAATGCTGAATCTTCCACAGGCGTGGGTTCCGGTAGCACCGATCATCGTCGGCCATCCGAAAGCCGCGCCGGCGCCTGTTGCCCATCAGGCACCAGAGATTCGCTGGATTGGTTGA
- a CDS encoding Lpp/OprI family alanine-zipper lipoprotein: MNKRLSVVVLSVLLAMTAGCSHKHVQEMNARIDSAQSAAAVAQSRADAAYSKAEQAQAAASQAQRTADEANERASRMLEKASRK; encoded by the coding sequence ATGAACAAGCGTTTATCTGTTGTTGTGCTGAGCGTCCTTCTGGCGATGACGGCTGGGTGCAGTCATAAGCATGTGCAAGAAATGAATGCTCGTATCGATTCGGCACAAAGCGCTGCCGCTGTTGCGCAATCCAGAGCCGATGCCGCGTATTCAAAAGCGGAACAGGCGCAGGCCGCGGCCAGTCAGGCACAACGCACCGCCGATGAGGCCAATGAACGCGCCAGCCGAATGCTTGAAAAGGCGAGTCGCAAATAA
- a CDS encoding ABC transporter ATP-binding protein — protein sequence MKAVDQVALVAQFGEMVFVIGPSGSGKTTLLSILSGILRPDSGTVLINGLDIWSLNSDRLAELRLDHIGFVFQDYHLFSRLTAAENVAIPLILRHQKWNDALSKARQSLEVVGLKDRGNILPMKLSGGEQQRVAIARAIVGEPQILIMDEPTASLDGDTGKMIIAFVKERVLNQQRCILIVTHDARINEYADRIIYMADGRISETGHAIS from the coding sequence ATGAAAGCGGTTGACCAGGTGGCGCTGGTCGCGCAGTTCGGCGAAATGGTGTTTGTCATCGGCCCCTCGGGTAGCGGCAAGACCACATTATTGAGCATCCTCTCCGGCATCCTGCGACCCGACTCAGGAACGGTGCTGATTAATGGCCTGGACATCTGGAGCCTGAACAGCGACAGATTGGCCGAGCTGCGCCTGGATCACATCGGGTTCGTGTTCCAGGACTATCACTTGTTTTCGCGGTTGACGGCGGCCGAGAACGTCGCCATCCCCCTGATCCTTCGGCATCAAAAATGGAACGATGCGCTTTCGAAGGCCCGCCAGAGTCTGGAGGTGGTGGGCCTGAAGGATCGGGGGAACATCTTGCCCATGAAGCTTTCCGGAGGGGAGCAACAGCGCGTTGCCATTGCCAGAGCCATCGTGGGGGAGCCGCAAATCTTGATAATGGACGAGCCCACGGCATCTCTGGATGGGGACACGGGAAAAATGATCATCGCGTTCGTCAAGGAGAGAGTACTCAATCAGCAACGCTGCATCCTTATTGTCACTCACGATGCACGGATCAACGAGTACGCCGACCGTATCATCTACATGGCTGACGGCCGAATCAGCGAAACCGGGCATGCCATATCGTGA
- a CDS encoding efflux RND transporter periplasmic adaptor subunit → MKKSLLFTLAVVGVLGGLIAAYLLGRTPQPLPPAFAPASSNDASAIYANGIIEGEQPGGSNIVIYPQVAAPVTRVWVQEGQTVNRGEPLVTLDDAVPRANFELAQASLATARDQYNKRLASYNIDPKSISKDTLDTARNSVTQAQAALKASAALLAQYLIKAPADGVVMTVNSAVGSYVSPQGAYDVYTQGFAPLLVMSADQAHLAVRCYVDEILIARLPAPEHMQAQMLIHGTDIRVPLAFVRVQPYVSPKIELSNQRREKVDLRVLAVIFRFEKKDLPNVYPGQLVDVFIGQK, encoded by the coding sequence GTGAAAAAGTCCCTGCTGTTTACGCTGGCGGTAGTCGGTGTTCTCGGGGGGCTGATCGCCGCCTATCTGCTCGGGCGGACACCGCAGCCGCTGCCGCCCGCCTTCGCACCAGCGAGCAGCAACGATGCCAGCGCGATCTATGCCAATGGCATCATCGAGGGCGAGCAGCCCGGTGGCAGCAATATCGTGATCTATCCGCAGGTGGCCGCGCCGGTAACTCGGGTGTGGGTGCAGGAGGGGCAGACCGTCAACCGCGGGGAGCCGCTGGTCACACTTGACGACGCGGTGCCACGCGCCAATTTCGAACTGGCCCAGGCCAGTCTGGCCACCGCCCGCGACCAGTACAACAAGCGCTTGGCGTCTTACAACATTGATCCGAAATCGATCAGCAAAGATACCCTGGACACCGCGCGCAATTCCGTGACCCAGGCGCAGGCTGCCCTCAAGGCGTCGGCGGCGTTGCTGGCGCAATACCTCATCAAGGCGCCAGCGGACGGTGTGGTGATGACTGTTAACAGCGCAGTGGGCAGTTATGTATCGCCCCAGGGGGCCTATGACGTTTACACCCAAGGGTTCGCGCCGCTGCTGGTCATGAGCGCCGATCAGGCGCATCTGGCTGTGCGCTGTTATGTGGACGAGATTCTGATCGCCCGTTTACCAGCGCCCGAGCACATGCAGGCGCAGATGCTGATTCACGGCACGGACATCCGTGTGCCGCTGGCCTTCGTGCGGGTGCAGCCTTACGTATCGCCGAAAATCGAGCTGTCCAACCAGCGCCGGGAAAAAGTCGACCTGAGGGTGCTGGCGGTGATTTTTCGCTTCGAGAAGAAAGATCTGCCGAACGTCTACCCGGGGCAGTTGGTGGATGTGTTCATAGGTCAGAAGTAA